A region of Jonquetella anthropi DSM 22815 DNA encodes the following proteins:
- a CDS encoding ABC transporter ATP-binding protein, protein MSLVKTENLSFKYDRYILRDIGFEVERGTFISILGINGAGKSTLLKNLNKTLRPSAGAVYVNGQSLERTGRRELARMMACVSQQNEPIRSTVFDLILTGRVPYMNGRALPQDYRKVEEIIGRLHLEDFALRDAGKLSGGEFQKVVLARALAQEPEIILLDEPTSSLDIKNQVEVMRLLKEYCAEKGIAALLSIHDVNLALQFSDKFLLLKEGRIFAYGGEEVITQEAIQQVYHLDVTVERFGSRKIIILN, encoded by the coding sequence ATGAGCCTCGTCAAAACCGAAAACCTGTCGTTCAAGTACGACCGGTACATTCTGCGGGATATCGGCTTTGAAGTGGAGCGGGGCACGTTCATTTCAATTCTGGGAATTAACGGCGCCGGCAAGTCGACGCTGCTGAAAAACCTGAATAAAACGCTCCGTCCGTCCGCCGGAGCCGTCTACGTGAACGGCCAAAGCTTGGAGCGGACGGGCCGCCGCGAGCTGGCCCGAATGATGGCCTGCGTGAGCCAGCAGAACGAGCCGATCCGAAGCACCGTCTTTGACCTGATCCTGACCGGCCGCGTGCCCTACATGAACGGCCGGGCCCTGCCGCAGGACTACCGCAAGGTCGAAGAGATCATCGGCCGGCTTCATTTGGAGGACTTTGCGCTCCGGGACGCGGGAAAGCTCAGCGGCGGGGAGTTTCAGAAAGTCGTCTTGGCCCGGGCCCTCGCCCAGGAGCCGGAGATTATCCTGCTGGACGAGCCAACCAGCAGCTTGGACATCAAAAACCAAGTGGAAGTCATGCGCCTGTTGAAGGAGTACTGCGCGGAAAAGGGCATCGCGGCGCTGCTCAGCATTCACGACGTCAACTTGGCTCTGCAGTTTTCGGACAAGTTCCTCCTGCTGAAAGAGGGGCGAATCTTCGCCTACGGCGGCGAGGAAGTGATCACTCAGGAGGCCATCCAGCAGGTCTATCATCTGGATGTAACCGTAGAGCGTTTCGGCAGTCGAAAAATTATCATTTTGAACTGA
- a CDS encoding ABC transporter substrate-binding protein, which yields MKKTALFFAASALLAALCVSSYADEPYTVTDVTGRQVTFQSVPKKALSLGHGVLQLFVYVCGPDRLAGIEKAAAGGHSLTGQTVLLAFPELRNLPVVGKGGPKFAPDYEQMAYQAPDVIFMAYGNTKDELDEFQKKVNVPVVGLALVKGASIFSEDANRSFEIIGETMGESRRAAEIVDFIKTARADLTGRVASVPKDGQRVYLGGCSFRGEQGILSTKSHADLLTTVRANNVMDSLTDQASVMIDREKLLDLDPDFIIVDLSGRNTIREDMKSDPDFYKSLKAFQTKNTFAILPYFTYGMNYDTAILDLYAIGKAVHPEVFQDVDLEKKAGEIYNVFVGKNVYADLLKTYPESFQPVTVHE from the coding sequence GTGAAAAAAACAGCTCTGTTTTTCGCCGCCTCGGCCCTGTTGGCCGCCCTTTGTGTCTCGTCGTACGCTGACGAGCCCTACACCGTGACGGACGTTACGGGTCGGCAGGTGACCTTTCAGTCCGTGCCGAAGAAGGCCCTGTCTCTGGGACACGGGGTGCTGCAGCTTTTCGTCTACGTCTGCGGCCCGGACCGGCTGGCAGGAATTGAAAAGGCGGCCGCCGGCGGGCACTCGCTCACCGGTCAGACCGTTCTCCTCGCGTTCCCCGAACTGCGGAACCTGCCGGTTGTGGGCAAGGGCGGCCCGAAGTTCGCGCCCGACTACGAGCAGATGGCCTATCAGGCGCCGGATGTCATTTTTATGGCCTATGGAAACACAAAAGACGAGCTTGACGAGTTCCAGAAAAAGGTGAACGTGCCGGTCGTCGGGCTGGCTTTGGTCAAGGGCGCGTCGATCTTCAGCGAGGACGCGAACCGGTCTTTTGAGATCATCGGCGAGACGATGGGAGAGAGCCGCCGTGCGGCCGAGATCGTTGACTTCATCAAGACAGCACGGGCCGACTTGACCGGGCGGGTCGCGTCCGTTCCCAAAGACGGACAGCGGGTCTACTTGGGCGGGTGCAGCTTCCGGGGCGAGCAGGGGATTTTGTCCACAAAGTCTCACGCCGACCTGCTGACCACCGTTCGGGCGAACAACGTCATGGACAGCCTGACGGATCAGGCGAGCGTGATGATCGACCGGGAAAAGCTGCTGGACCTTGATCCGGACTTTATCATCGTCGACCTGAGCGGCAGAAATACGATCCGCGAGGACATGAAGTCCGACCCGGATTTTTACAAGTCGCTGAAGGCGTTCCAGACAAAGAACACCTTCGCGATTCTGCCTTACTTCACCTACGGCATGAACTATGACACGGCGATTCTCGACCTGTACGCCATCGGGAAGGCGGTTCACCCGGAAGTTTTTCAGGACGTGGACTTGGAGAAGAAGGCGGGGGAAATTTACAACGTCTTCGTGGGAAAGAACGTCTATGCCGACCTGCTGAAAACCTACCCGGAGAGCTTCCAGCCGGTGACGGTTCATGAATAG